In bacterium, a single window of DNA contains:
- a CDS encoding protein kinase → MASDKPRDTEHEKTIGASQLDTREQLTQAQRPTHRQSPELVEGQLFGSYRLIRLLGKGGFGQVWEAEGVENGRKLAIKVLTEVTFLSTNIVDRFQQEGRLAASINHPNCVYIFGAEEIDGYPAITMELMPGGTLQDLLNQGKDFTVKEAIDYTLSLIDGLEAAQLAGIIHRDIKPSNCFLDENGNIKIGDFGLSKTLESDTKLTVTGTFLGTPSYASPEQIRGQDLDFRSDLYSLAATLYAILNGAPPFEGKHAAEVLARIVADPPPPLTQKRRDVPGGLEKVILRALSKDPGMRYPSYTAFRAVLIPYSSSGLKTSSLGKRFLAHIIDLIILFPFGLLAGLWSMSAHQYSFLNPVLSFLYFLLFEKLWGRTPGKQLFRLRVVSNQGTPLSWNAAFFRTIFFVLITSVLPFAKLILPASQTSDAVFSAGWIAILATMRRRNGFAGLHEILSKTRVMAVPEKNRISVPHLPPSIQRKVSQMFGPYRATTLLWENQNEQLFAGHDEILKRDVWIHAYTAEDQPLKADHLSVFRSGRLRWIQGHRKQDGNWDVFEVPGGTGFREWVESKGKLSWPEVRSVMEGSAAELEALFQDQHFSKQISLHHLWVDGFGNTKLLDFPISLPQESGTTTTERWKDFLHQVLLFGLTGKVVSFESLNGRTPQVPAPESSRRFIQRLCREKNYESPRTVHEELQQLTGPAEINRWKRFATLSLPIFPFLILIIGIGLFVLLMPVWLLDLTNAGEHLKTLNGLQDPKRTEAIEKTLAYCYSEYLKFSSSPSMYELRLEPAEKSQLESILRKHPRVTIEEYQEARQIADLKPAVFKLFSGERKPTDRPWHTYVFPVVTGISFFSFFSIPIAFLLRRPFLFTLMGISLQTIQGERVGHFRSFFRSFLSWLPVLMFNPGIMEFVSVRPPAGIYFYSGFIALTLAGIVYAIVYPHRSLQDRIAGTVLVPA, encoded by the coding sequence ACCAACACATCGCCAATCACCCGAATTAGTCGAAGGCCAGCTCTTCGGCTCTTATCGTCTGATCCGGCTGCTGGGAAAGGGTGGTTTCGGACAAGTGTGGGAGGCGGAAGGCGTTGAAAACGGCAGGAAACTCGCGATCAAGGTCCTGACCGAAGTGACTTTTCTTTCTACTAATATTGTAGATAGATTTCAGCAGGAAGGACGTCTTGCCGCTTCCATCAATCATCCCAATTGCGTATACATTTTTGGCGCGGAGGAAATTGACGGCTATCCGGCGATCACGATGGAACTCATGCCCGGAGGAACTCTTCAAGATCTTTTGAACCAGGGCAAGGATTTCACTGTCAAGGAGGCGATCGATTATACGCTCAGCCTGATAGATGGCCTGGAAGCAGCTCAGCTCGCAGGGATTATTCACCGGGATATCAAACCTTCGAATTGTTTTCTGGATGAAAATGGAAACATAAAAATTGGTGATTTCGGGCTCTCGAAAACGCTCGAATCCGACACCAAACTTACCGTTACCGGTACATTTTTGGGTACGCCAAGCTACGCTTCTCCGGAACAGATTCGCGGACAGGATCTCGATTTTCGGTCCGATCTCTATTCTCTGGCTGCGACGCTTTATGCGATTCTTAACGGCGCGCCGCCCTTTGAAGGCAAGCACGCGGCGGAAGTTCTGGCCCGTATTGTTGCCGACCCACCACCTCCGCTTACGCAGAAACGACGCGATGTGCCGGGCGGTTTGGAGAAAGTGATCCTTCGAGCGCTTTCGAAGGATCCCGGAATGCGGTATCCCAGCTACACTGCGTTTCGCGCCGTTTTGATTCCTTATTCATCGAGCGGATTGAAAACAAGTAGCCTCGGGAAGCGTTTTCTGGCCCACATCATTGATTTAATCATTCTCTTTCCTTTTGGTTTACTCGCAGGGCTCTGGAGCATGAGTGCTCATCAGTACTCTTTTTTGAATCCGGTTTTGTCTTTTTTGTATTTTCTCCTGTTTGAAAAACTTTGGGGAAGAACGCCCGGAAAACAGCTTTTCCGATTGAGAGTCGTCAGCAACCAGGGAACGCCTCTCTCCTGGAATGCTGCCTTTTTTCGCACAATTTTCTTTGTGCTGATTACCTCCGTCCTGCCATTCGCCAAACTGATATTACCCGCTTCGCAAACTTCCGACGCGGTTTTCAGCGCCGGCTGGATAGCGATCCTTGCAACGATGCGCCGTAGAAATGGATTTGCAGGCCTCCATGAAATCCTGAGCAAAACTCGGGTGATGGCTGTTCCGGAAAAGAATCGTATTTCTGTTCCGCATTTGCCTCCTTCCATACAACGAAAGGTTTCTCAAATGTTTGGACCTTATCGCGCAACAACTTTGCTCTGGGAAAATCAAAATGAACAACTGTTTGCCGGACACGATGAAATTCTGAAGCGCGATGTTTGGATTCATGCATACACTGCTGAAGATCAGCCGCTCAAGGCGGATCATTTATCCGTCTTCAGGAGTGGCAGGCTGCGATGGATCCAGGGGCATCGCAAGCAGGATGGCAACTGGGATGTTTTCGAAGTTCCAGGCGGGACAGGTTTTCGGGAATGGGTAGAATCTAAGGGAAAGTTGTCTTGGCCGGAAGTTCGCTCTGTAATGGAAGGATCCGCCGCCGAACTCGAAGCGCTGTTTCAGGACCAGCATTTTTCCAAACAGATTAGCCTGCACCATTTATGGGTCGATGGATTCGGCAATACAAAACTGCTCGACTTTCCGATCTCATTGCCGCAAGAATCAGGAACAACAACAACGGAACGTTGGAAGGATTTTCTTCATCAGGTTCTGCTTTTTGGACTTACTGGCAAGGTTGTGTCCTTTGAATCTCTGAATGGAAGAACGCCACAAGTACCTGCTCCAGAATCCAGCAGACGGTTCATTCAGAGACTTTGCCGCGAGAAAAATTATGAATCGCCACGAACCGTGCACGAGGAATTGCAGCAGTTGACCGGACCGGCTGAAATCAACAGGTGGAAACGTTTTGCCACACTGTCGCTTCCCATTTTCCCGTTTCTAATTCTCATTATCGGAATAGGTTTATTCGTACTCTTGATGCCCGTATGGCTCCTGGACCTGACAAACGCGGGAGAACATCTGAAAACACTGAATGGATTGCAGGATCCGAAACGAACGGAAGCAATAGAAAAAACCCTGGCTTACTGCTATTCGGAATATTTGAAATTTTCTTCCAGTCCTTCCATGTATGAATTGCGTCTAGAGCCAGCTGAAAAATCACAATTGGAATCCATTCTACGGAAGCATCCGCGTGTAACGATTGAGGAATATCAGGAAGCAAGACAGATCGCGGACCTGAAGCCAGCCGTGTTCAAGCTGTTTTCCGGGGAACGAAAACCGACTGACCGGCCATGGCACACCTACGTTTTTCCTGTTGTCACCGGTATTTCCTTTTTTTCTTTCTTTTCCATCCCCATCGCTTTTCTGTTACGCCGTCCGTTCTTGTTTACTCTAATGGGAATTTCTTTGCAAACGATACAGGGAGAGCGAGTGGGGCACTTTCGCTCTTTCTTCCGTTCCTTTCTTTCATGGCTTCCGGTGTTGATGTTTAATCCCGGTATCATGGAGTTCGTTTCCGTCCGTCCGCCAGCCGGCATTTATTTCTATAGCGGATTCATTGCCTTGACTCTCGCAGGAATCGTTTATGCCATCGTGTATCCCCATCGGAGTCTTCAGGATCGTATAGCAGGCACCGTGCTTGTCCCAGCGTGA